One genomic window of Bradyrhizobium sp. CCGE-LA001 includes the following:
- the rpe gene encoding ribulose-phosphate 3-epimerase: MTQAFAPRPLAIAPSILASDFSRLGEEVRAVDAAGADWIHLDVMDGHFVPNISYGPDVIKAMRPHTKKIFDAHLMISPCDPYLEAFAKAGCDHITVHAEAGPHLHRSLQAIRALGKKAGVSLNPATPISTLEYVLDLLDLVLVMSVNPGFGGQAFIPSAIGKIRDIRAMIAGRPIDIEVDGGVGPDVAGALAAAGANAFVAGTSVFRGGTQEAYKTNIAAIRNAAAGARGEAI, translated from the coding sequence ATGACCCAAGCCTTCGCTCCTCGTCCCCTCGCCATCGCGCCCTCGATTCTGGCGTCGGATTTCTCCAGGCTCGGCGAGGAGGTGCGCGCGGTGGATGCCGCCGGCGCCGACTGGATCCATCTCGACGTGATGGACGGGCACTTCGTTCCGAACATCTCCTACGGTCCCGACGTCATCAAGGCGATGCGCCCGCATACGAAGAAGATCTTCGACGCACATCTGATGATCTCACCCTGCGACCCCTATCTCGAGGCCTTCGCGAAGGCCGGCTGCGACCACATCACCGTGCATGCGGAAGCGGGTCCCCATCTGCACCGTTCGCTCCAGGCCATCCGCGCGCTCGGCAAGAAGGCCGGCGTCTCGCTCAATCCGGCAACGCCGATCAGCACGCTCGAATACGTGCTCGACCTCCTCGACCTCGTGCTGGTGATGTCGGTCAATCCAGGCTTCGGCGGCCAGGCCTTCATCCCCTCTGCGATCGGCAAGATCCGTGACATCCGCGCGATGATTGCCGGACGCCCGATCGACATCGAGGTCGATGGCGGTGTCGGTCCCGACGTTGCCGGCGCGCTCGCGGCGGCCGGCGCCAACGCCTTCGTCGCCGGCACGTCCGTGTTCAGGGGCGGCACGCAGGAGGCCTACAAGACCAACATCGCGGCAATCCGCAACGCTGCCGCGGGCGCGCGCGGCGAGGCTATCTGA